Proteins encoded within one genomic window of Nordella sp. HKS 07:
- a CDS encoding LysR substrate-binding domain-containing protein, giving the protein MTDLRKTIGSLDNLIAFEAAARHQNFSRAAKELSVAQPAISRRIQQLEASLGTPLFARHGTRIQLTRAGEEFHSVVANAFDSIDQSSKALPRNDDGIVSLRVNVAAASLWLMPALGDFYARYPDIRLHLVCVDELPEFAGGGFDLEIRFGLGSWPGYDSFPLLPEEIYPVASPSLLRAHRIEDAADLAKVPLLQLANFTSPLMDWRTWLGAAAQSDQPVIRPLTTYAMVLEAAIFGHGVALGWHEYVRRAIAKGDLVRLPIEARRSDYREFLVVKSGCKRFSVEQTKLWLLELAGRS; this is encoded by the coding sequence ATGACCGACCTGCGCAAAACGATCGGCTCGCTCGATAATCTCATTGCCTTCGAGGCCGCGGCGCGGCATCAGAATTTCAGCCGGGCCGCCAAGGAGCTCTCGGTGGCCCAGCCGGCGATCAGCCGGCGTATCCAGCAATTGGAGGCCTCACTCGGCACGCCGCTTTTCGCGCGGCACGGCACCCGCATCCAGCTGACCCGCGCCGGCGAAGAGTTCCATAGCGTCGTGGCCAATGCCTTTGACAGCATCGACCAGTCGTCCAAGGCGCTGCCGCGCAATGATGACGGCATAGTATCGTTGCGGGTCAATGTTGCCGCGGCGTCGCTCTGGCTCATGCCGGCGCTCGGCGATTTCTACGCGCGCTACCCCGATATCCGGCTTCACCTCGTCTGTGTCGATGAATTGCCGGAATTCGCCGGCGGCGGCTTCGATCTCGAGATCCGATTCGGCCTCGGCTCATGGCCGGGCTATGACAGCTTCCCGCTGCTGCCGGAAGAGATCTATCCCGTCGCCTCGCCGTCGCTCCTGCGCGCCCACCGCATCGAGGACGCCGCCGATCTGGCGAAAGTGCCGTTGCTCCAGCTCGCCAATTTCACCAGCCCGCTGATGGACTGGAGGACCTGGCTGGGCGCTGCAGCCCAGTCCGACCAGCCCGTCATCCGGCCATTGACCACCTATGCGATGGTGCTCGAGGCGGCGATCTTCGGTCATGGCGTAGCGCTCGGCTGGCATGAATATGTGCGCCGGGCGATCGCGAAAGGCGACCTCGTCCGCCTGCCCATCGAGGCCCGGCGCAGCGACTATCGCGAATTTCTAGTCGTCAAGTCTGGCTGCAAGCGTTTCTCCGTCGAGCAGACGAAATTGTGGCTGCTGGAATTGGCGGGGAGAAGCTAG
- a CDS encoding transporter substrate-binding domain-containing protein, giving the protein MRRMAALFASLAFSLMLVLSSLAKAQDADTLARIKAAGVLKVGMADSIPAQQKNPVTGEWEGFNVDMAKNLAAALDVKLEIVDATWATLIPSLMQQQFDIVMVDMFRTPARALTVDFTDSYMSTGNSWLVRADLDINDWKQLDDPKYTIVNIAGMTAVAQSDRLLPQATKKVIVSDNAVAGQLEVAAGRADAHLSDNIQNAVFKKANPNAKVKILGEDNPIEATGYAYAVKPGDYHFLAFLNTWIAYNTTTGFISDRKQVWFGLK; this is encoded by the coding sequence ATGCGCAGAATGGCCGCCTTGTTCGCCTCCCTGGCGTTCAGCCTCATGCTTGTCCTGTCATCTTTGGCGAAGGCTCAGGATGCCGATACCCTGGCCCGCATCAAGGCGGCGGGGGTTTTGAAGGTCGGCATGGCCGATTCGATCCCGGCGCAGCAGAAGAACCCGGTCACCGGCGAGTGGGAAGGCTTCAATGTCGACATGGCGAAGAATCTCGCCGCGGCATTGGACGTCAAGCTCGAGATCGTCGACGCCACCTGGGCGACGCTCATTCCTTCGCTGATGCAGCAGCAGTTTGACATCGTCATGGTCGACATGTTCCGCACGCCGGCGCGCGCCCTGACCGTCGATTTCACCGACAGCTATATGAGCACCGGCAATAGCTGGCTCGTCCGCGCCGACCTCGACATCAACGACTGGAAGCAGCTCGACGATCCCAAATATACGATCGTGAACATCGCCGGCATGACCGCGGTGGCGCAGAGCGACCGCCTCCTGCCCCAGGCCACCAAGAAGGTCATCGTGTCCGACAACGCCGTCGCCGGCCAGCTCGAAGTCGCCGCCGGACGCGCCGATGCGCATTTGAGTGACAACATTCAGAACGCGGTGTTCAAGAAGGCCAATCCCAACGCCAAGGTGAAGATCCTCGGCGAGGACAATCCGATCGAGGCGACCGGCTATGCCTATGCGGTCAAGCCCGGCGACTATCACTTCCTCGCCTTCCTCAACACCTGGATCGCCTACAACACCACGACCGGCTTCATCTCTGATCGCAAGCAGGTATGGTTCGGCCTCAAGTAA
- a CDS encoding amino acid ABC transporter permease yields the protein MMFDINLFLKAAPTLLQGLGITFLVTVAASLIACAGGFLLGLASLSAKKWLVRSASGFTHVARATPEIIAIFWAYYSLPILLGANLSGITCGILALGLIGAGYMAEIVRGGVLAIGKGQWEAAKSLALPRIIAWTYVVLPQAAKKMLPPTVNYLADLIKATTLLAGVGVGETAYAAYIEGAATYRYLEPLTGVAILFFLMIFPISLLARRLDGEKKSA from the coding sequence ATGATGTTCGACATCAATCTCTTCCTCAAGGCGGCGCCGACGCTGCTGCAGGGCCTCGGCATCACCTTCCTTGTAACGGTGGCGGCCTCCCTCATCGCCTGCGCCGGCGGCTTCCTGCTGGGTCTCGCCTCCCTGTCGGCGAAGAAATGGCTCGTACGGTCGGCCTCGGGCTTTACGCATGTGGCGCGCGCGACCCCTGAGATCATCGCGATCTTCTGGGCCTATTACAGCCTGCCGATCCTCCTCGGCGCCAATCTTTCCGGGATCACCTGCGGGATCCTGGCGCTCGGCCTGATCGGCGCCGGCTATATGGCCGAGATCGTGCGCGGCGGCGTGCTGGCCATCGGCAAAGGGCAATGGGAGGCCGCGAAGTCCCTGGCATTGCCGCGCATCATCGCCTGGACATATGTCGTCCTGCCGCAAGCGGCGAAGAAGATGCTGCCCCCCACGGTCAACTATCTGGCGGATCTCATCAAGGCCACCACCTTGCTGGCGGGCGTCGGCGTCGGCGAGACGGCCTATGCCGCTTATATTGAGGGTGCCGCCACCTATCGCTATCTCGAGCCGCTGACCGGCGTCGCCATCCTGTTCTTCCTCATGATTTTCCCCATCAGCCTCCTTGCCCGCCGTCTCGACGGTGAGAAGAAATCAGCCTGA
- a CDS encoding patatin-like phospholipase family protein: MDAFPDVTSPALPDGDEMVRSEDQMLREELAEIAAKRPAASRLNDHLASGAEDEGPYTIGLALSGGGIRSATVSLGILQKLAGAGLLKHVDYLSTVSGGGYIGSALTWWLRGNASDEPEYESLYDVEARFPFGTQDPRVPEPAAGGISAEAPALTPLQYLRDQGNYLAPGNGISFWSGVAVVLRAILLNLMIWIPVAALVMGVLYALGQIPGLKGLPFAIRMVAPGALETAGDIVGSSGELEVNRTIPPAFLLMLVSAVALAVLFVIGSINHSLLSWTSLTESEMRAERTEKPAVEKQKWYSWLLAGLAGLANVALLGITILWLLPAIKLLFTDRHQWLLPIPPPPMLSPGILTALLLWLAVFISTGLFFWFMGEAGARRNLSGKSQKAVLLVLIGLFIIMAAGYLVDHLFNGPGVTLVDRIAAFLLFTYGVAYIAFVNYLIGLLIRNILRAEAVGNPLADMQTPTPALLQYRARRVFEWFYGKALFVIIVLIIVGSLPLVSHYIDYGLGGVWTALGLAVTLGGQLWSRIRGNSRLTELTIIIGSALLAYGILLIGHRLAVTFMDGDAALRALIAAAVIGALIAGWFVNTNQIGLHRFYRDRLMEAFLPDVAALRRDTNAAATGANELKLSDCWSSVWSKGPYQIINANMVLSNSTVRKHRLRGGENFMLTPHFVGSSATKWYRGKDTACADMTLSSAMAISGAAANPRGAAGGHGLTRSPSVALAMSLLNVRLGYWIPNPVHGQPGMLLRRPNHFWPGGLYALTRGGYVETAKWLELADGGHFENLAIYELVRRRCGLIIVCDGGQDNASSYADMVTAVQRIGQDFGATVHFDMTVKNGAGFEKSGPAQMIAKATLTDYPKGAEFAEKGYFVGRIDYGERGSKGWPESGIVIYLKSALIRELAVGAKGYRGAHHDFPNESTGDQFFDEEQFEAYREVGYRICEQMVTELDLTRLFRDGPPPLARLRRNTRFRPA; encoded by the coding sequence ATGGATGCCTTTCCCGATGTGACCAGCCCGGCGCTTCCCGACGGTGACGAGATGGTCAGGAGCGAAGACCAGATGCTGAGGGAAGAGCTCGCGGAAATCGCCGCGAAGCGACCCGCGGCGAGCCGGTTGAACGACCATCTTGCGAGCGGTGCGGAAGACGAAGGCCCCTATACGATCGGCCTCGCCTTGTCGGGCGGCGGCATCAGATCAGCGACAGTTTCGCTCGGCATCCTCCAGAAGCTCGCCGGCGCGGGCCTTCTGAAGCATGTCGACTATCTTTCGACCGTTTCGGGCGGTGGCTATATCGGCTCCGCCCTTACCTGGTGGCTGCGCGGCAATGCGTCAGACGAGCCGGAATATGAGAGCCTCTATGACGTCGAGGCGCGCTTCCCCTTCGGCACCCAGGATCCGCGCGTACCGGAGCCAGCCGCGGGCGGCATTTCCGCGGAAGCCCCGGCGCTGACGCCCCTGCAATATCTTCGCGACCAGGGCAATTATCTGGCGCCCGGCAACGGCATCAGCTTCTGGTCGGGCGTCGCGGTGGTGCTGCGGGCCATTCTGCTCAATCTGATGATCTGGATTCCGGTTGCCGCCCTCGTGATGGGCGTGCTCTACGCTTTGGGTCAGATACCGGGTCTCAAGGGGCTTCCCTTCGCGATCCGTATGGTGGCGCCCGGCGCTTTGGAGACCGCCGGCGACATCGTCGGCTCCAGCGGAGAGCTCGAGGTGAACCGAACGATTCCGCCGGCCTTCCTGCTGATGCTCGTCTCGGCCGTGGCGCTCGCCGTCCTGTTTGTCATCGGCAGCATCAATCATTCCCTGTTGTCCTGGACGAGCCTGACCGAATCGGAAATGCGGGCCGAGCGGACGGAGAAGCCGGCGGTCGAGAAGCAGAAATGGTACAGCTGGCTGCTGGCGGGTCTCGCCGGCCTCGCGAATGTCGCTTTGCTGGGCATCACCATCCTGTGGCTCCTGCCGGCGATCAAGCTCCTGTTCACCGATCGCCATCAATGGCTGCTGCCGATCCCACCGCCTCCCATGCTGAGCCCCGGCATCCTGACAGCACTTCTCCTCTGGCTTGCCGTCTTTATCTCCACCGGGCTCTTCTTCTGGTTCATGGGTGAAGCTGGCGCGAGGCGCAACCTCAGCGGAAAGAGCCAGAAGGCCGTGCTCCTCGTTCTGATCGGCCTCTTCATCATCATGGCGGCCGGCTACCTCGTCGACCACCTGTTCAACGGGCCGGGCGTCACGCTGGTCGACCGGATCGCCGCCTTCCTGCTCTTCACCTATGGCGTGGCCTATATCGCTTTCGTCAATTATCTGATCGGTCTTCTAATCCGCAATATCCTCAGGGCCGAGGCGGTGGGCAACCCGCTGGCGGATATGCAGACACCGACGCCTGCTCTTCTGCAATACCGCGCGCGCCGGGTCTTCGAGTGGTTCTACGGCAAAGCCTTGTTCGTCATCATCGTGCTGATCATCGTCGGCAGCCTGCCGCTGGTGAGCCACTATATCGATTACGGCCTGGGCGGCGTCTGGACGGCGCTGGGCCTCGCCGTCACACTGGGCGGCCAGCTCTGGAGCCGCATACGCGGCAACAGCAGGCTCACCGAACTCACCATCATCATCGGCTCCGCTCTCCTCGCCTACGGCATCCTCCTGATCGGACATCGCCTTGCCGTCACCTTCATGGATGGCGACGCCGCGTTGCGCGCGCTGATCGCCGCCGCCGTCATCGGCGCGCTGATCGCCGGCTGGTTCGTCAACACCAACCAGATCGGCCTGCATCGCTTCTACCGCGACCGGCTGATGGAAGCCTTCCTTCCCGATGTCGCCGCCCTGCGCCGCGACACCAATGCCGCGGCGACCGGCGCCAATGAGCTCAAGCTTTCCGACTGCTGGAGCAGCGTCTGGTCGAAGGGACCTTACCAGATCATCAACGCCAATATGGTTTTGAGCAATTCAACCGTGCGCAAGCACCGTCTCCGCGGCGGCGAGAATTTCATGCTTACCCCGCATTTCGTCGGCTCGTCGGCCACCAAATGGTATCGCGGCAAGGACACGGCCTGCGCCGACATGACACTGTCTTCCGCCATGGCCATTTCGGGCGCCGCCGCCAATCCGCGCGGCGCCGCGGGCGGCCACGGGTTGACGCGCAGCCCCTCTGTGGCGCTCGCCATGAGCCTGCTCAATGTCAGGCTCGGTTATTGGATTCCCAATCCGGTGCACGGACAGCCCGGCATGCTGCTCCGCCGCCCCAATCATTTCTGGCCGGGCGGCCTCTACGCGCTGACGCGCGGCGGCTATGTCGAGACGGCGAAGTGGTTGGAACTGGCCGATGGCGGGCATTTCGAGAACCTGGCCATCTACGAGCTGGTGCGCCGGCGCTGCGGCCTGATCATCGTGTGCGACGGCGGCCAGGACAATGCCTCCTCCTATGCCGATATGGTCACCGCGGTGCAGCGCATCGGGCAGGATTTTGGCGCCACCGTGCATTTCGACATGACCGTAAAGAATGGCGCCGGCTTCGAGAAGTCCGGTCCGGCGCAGATGATCGCCAAGGCGACGCTCACCGATTATCCCAAGGGCGCCGAATTCGCCGAGAAAGGCTATTTCGTCGGGCGGATCGACTATGGCGAGCGCGGCAGCAAGGGCTGGCCCGAGAGCGGGATAGTGATCTATCTGAAATCGGCTCTGATCCGCGAGCTGGCGGTGGGCGCCAAGGGCTATCGCGGCGCCCATCATGACTTCCCCAATGAATCGACCGGCGATCAGTTCTTCGACGAGGAGCAGTTCGAGGCCTATCGCGAGGTGGGCTATAGAATCTGCGAGCAGATGGTGACCGAGCTCGACCTCACCCGGCTGTTCCGCGACGGCCCGCCGCCGCTGGCCCGACTCAGGCGGAATACGCGTTTCCGCCCGGCTTAG
- a CDS encoding tetratricopeptide repeat protein: MLLMAWMMLPGSVRADERSDCEKLNGEASIGACTAVIEAGTYDAADLSTAYLNRGLEYFALRYYDQAIADYTASIALDASKADVFNNRGNAYHAKRDYPMAIRDFDRAIAINPAHALAYNNRGIVYGDMGDYARAIQDYDQAIAIHPAYASAYNNRGNIRAKQGDFRQAVQDYSQAIVLKPSYVGAFNNRAMAYGALGRFAEAADDFRRSMALRPNDTAKAGLAALEARIAAKTAQTSAAPMSFRRMPNTDLAAALLDTVAADSIDACEAACAANSYCRAYSFNMWNALCFLKGDPALRFLEPSTMSGLKSETYPPPISDAGVSMVRFHNKIFPGEPVRESNANRIEDCEATCQISDTCVAYSFVKTEKSCRMFERPGAYASDAGADSGAKRQVVN; encoded by the coding sequence ATGCTGCTCATGGCCTGGATGATGCTGCCCGGATCGGTGCGCGCCGATGAGCGCTCCGATTGCGAAAAGCTGAACGGTGAAGCCAGTATCGGCGCCTGCACCGCGGTGATCGAGGCCGGCACTTACGATGCTGCCGACCTCTCGACCGCCTATCTCAATCGCGGCCTCGAATATTTCGCCCTGCGCTATTATGACCAGGCGATCGCCGATTACACAGCCTCGATCGCACTCGATGCGAGCAAGGCGGATGTCTTCAACAACCGCGGCAACGCCTATCACGCCAAGCGCGACTACCCCATGGCGATCCGGGATTTCGACCGCGCCATAGCCATCAATCCCGCCCACGCGCTCGCCTATAACAATCGCGGCATCGTCTATGGCGACATGGGCGACTATGCGCGCGCGATCCAGGATTACGACCAGGCGATCGCCATCCATCCCGCCTATGCCAGCGCCTACAACAATCGCGGCAATATCCGCGCCAAGCAGGGCGACTTCCGCCAGGCGGTGCAGGATTACAGCCAGGCGATCGTGCTCAAGCCTTCCTATGTCGGCGCCTTCAATAATCGCGCCATGGCCTATGGCGCGCTCGGCCGCTTTGCCGAGGCCGCCGACGACTTCCGCCGTTCGATGGCGCTGCGCCCCAATGACACGGCGAAGGCCGGCCTCGCGGCCCTGGAGGCGCGGATCGCCGCCAAGACGGCGCAGACTTCAGCTGCACCAATGAGCTTTCGGCGGATGCCCAATACAGATCTCGCCGCCGCTCTCCTCGACACGGTCGCGGCCGACAGTATCGACGCCTGCGAAGCCGCGTGCGCCGCCAACAGCTACTGCCGGGCCTATTCCTTCAACATGTGGAACGCGCTGTGCTTCCTCAAGGGCGATCCGGCCCTGCGCTTCCTCGAGCCCAGCACCATGAGCGGTCTCAAGAGCGAGACCTATCCGCCTCCTATTTCCGACGCCGGCGTCTCAATGGTTCGTTTCCACAACAAGATCTTTCCAGGCGAGCCCGTCAGAGAGAGTAACGCCAACCGTATCGAGGATTGCGAGGCGACCTGCCAGATCAGCGACACTTGTGTCGCCTACTCCTTCGTCAAGACGGAAAAATCCTGCCGGATGTTCGAGAGGCCGGGCGCCTATGCGAGCGACGCCGGCGCCGACAGTGGCGCCAAGCGGCAAGTGGTGAACTGA
- a CDS encoding amidohydrolase family protein, giving the protein MKVIDAHMHYGTDANVAAHTCVPYLVNGQPDSVIRLLDEQNASHGVLFPHDRRMSPPWDADYDKANGLVGEAARKYPDRIVGVARIDPTFGTEHTQTLIDRYVGEWNCRGLKLVAGYDFYRPNDMKVMGPLLDKAEQYGLTVLFHSGDAPRDLPYLQAQAAKAYPKVQFVLAHIGMHAFLWECILACQEYPNICVDMSQAFAFDIMTFIKNVSADRLQYGSDVPYQSPKIEQLKLREIGLSDADLEKVFWRNAARIWGIDRTE; this is encoded by the coding sequence ATGAAGGTCATCGACGCTCATATGCATTATGGCACCGACGCCAATGTAGCGGCGCACACTTGCGTACCTTATCTGGTGAACGGCCAACCCGACAGTGTCATCAGGCTTCTCGACGAGCAGAATGCATCGCATGGCGTGCTCTTCCCGCATGACCGGCGCATGAGTCCACCTTGGGACGCCGACTATGACAAGGCCAACGGACTGGTCGGCGAAGCGGCCAGGAAATATCCCGACCGCATCGTTGGCGTGGCGCGCATCGACCCAACATTCGGGACTGAGCATACACAAACGCTCATTGACCGTTATGTCGGGGAATGGAATTGCCGCGGCCTGAAACTGGTCGCCGGCTATGATTTCTACCGGCCGAACGACATGAAGGTAATGGGGCCGCTGCTCGACAAGGCCGAGCAATATGGCCTCACCGTCCTGTTTCATTCCGGTGACGCGCCGCGCGATCTTCCCTATCTGCAGGCGCAGGCAGCAAAGGCCTATCCCAAGGTGCAGTTCGTTCTTGCCCATATCGGCATGCATGCCTTCCTGTGGGAATGCATCCTCGCCTGCCAGGAATATCCCAATATATGTGTCGACATGTCCCAGGCCTTCGCCTTCGACATCATGACATTCATCAAGAACGTGTCGGCCGACCGGCTGCAGTACGGCTCCGATGTGCCCTATCAATCTCCGAAGATCGAACAGCTTAAGCTCAGGGAGATCGGTCTTTCGGACGCCGATCTCGAAAAGGTGTTCTGGCGCAACGCCGCCCGCATCTGGGGCATCGACCGGACCGAATAA
- a CDS encoding ABC transporter ATP-binding protein, with product MASVAINDVRKLFGQVEVIKGLSLDIGEGEFVALVGPSGCGKSTLLRMIAGLEDVSEGEIRIGGRVVNDIEPKDRDVAMVFQSYALYPHMTVAENLSFALRLKKTPADTVDGRIRQAAQMLGLADLLKRLPRQLSGGQRQRVAMGRALVRNPQVFLFDEPLSNLDAKLRVQMRAEIKKLHQTLKVTTVYVTHDQMEAMTLADRVVVLQGGVIEQAGRPLELYDRPANAFVAGFIGSPAMNLLPGRISADGTDFEVQSGATLPLPEPLPALAGRPVTLGIRPEHLAVSKGSSGAPAKALVIEPTGAETHAVLDLDGQELTTVFRERLPIAPGEIVAMSIAPGSVHLFDPGSGRRL from the coding sequence ATGGCATCGGTCGCGATCAATGACGTTCGCAAGCTCTTCGGGCAAGTGGAGGTCATCAAGGGTTTGTCGCTCGATATCGGCGAGGGTGAGTTCGTCGCTCTTGTGGGGCCGTCGGGCTGCGGAAAGTCGACGCTTTTGCGCATGATCGCCGGGCTCGAGGATGTATCGGAAGGCGAGATCCGCATCGGTGGCCGAGTCGTCAACGACATCGAGCCGAAGGATCGCGATGTGGCGATGGTGTTCCAGAGCTATGCGCTCTATCCGCATATGACGGTGGCGGAGAATCTGAGTTTCGCGCTTCGCCTCAAGAAGACGCCGGCGGATACGGTCGATGGTCGGATCCGACAGGCCGCCCAGATGCTCGGTCTTGCTGATCTTTTGAAGCGGCTACCTCGCCAGCTTTCTGGCGGTCAAAGGCAACGCGTCGCGATGGGCCGGGCGCTGGTCAGAAATCCGCAAGTGTTTCTGTTCGATGAGCCCTTGTCCAATCTCGACGCCAAGCTCCGCGTCCAGATGCGGGCCGAGATCAAGAAGCTGCATCAGACACTGAAAGTGACGACCGTCTATGTCACCCATGACCAGATGGAGGCCATGACATTGGCCGATCGCGTCGTGGTGCTGCAAGGCGGTGTCATCGAGCAGGCTGGGCGGCCGCTCGAACTCTATGATCGTCCGGCCAATGCCTTCGTCGCCGGCTTCATCGGCTCGCCGGCGATGAATCTGCTGCCCGGCCGCATCTCCGCCGATGGTACTGATTTCGAGGTCCAGTCGGGGGCAACGCTGCCGTTGCCGGAGCCATTGCCGGCGCTGGCGGGCCGACCCGTCACTCTCGGCATCAGGCCCGAGCATCTGGCCGTCAGCAAGGGTTCCTCGGGCGCCCCGGCAAAGGCCCTCGTCATCGAACCCACCGGTGCGGAGACGCATGCGGTCCTCGATCTCGACGGACAGGAACTGACCACCGTCTTCCGCGAGCGCCTTCCGATCGCGCCCGGCGAGATTGTCGCCATGTCCATTGCGCCAGGATCCGTACATCTCTTCGATCCGGGTTCGGGCAGGCGGCTCTGA
- a CDS encoding amino acid ABC transporter permease codes for MQWQFVPALLNGLSVTLFYFALGTIGSMVLALPVSLAMAHKHRLIRLPAIAYVEFFRNTPLLVQLFWLHFALPMLTGFNTSVQQTAGIAIVLVMTAYMAEVYRSGLGGVAKGQHEAAFALGLTSAQRWWLVVIPQAFRIALPAIGNTLVSLLKATAILSILSVPELMRTTSRISDYTADPILFYSISALIYIALGLLLAQVTRRIELRLARWGAP; via the coding sequence ATGCAGTGGCAATTCGTACCCGCGCTGCTGAACGGCTTGTCTGTGACGCTCTTCTATTTCGCGCTCGGCACCATCGGCTCGATGGTGCTGGCGCTTCCCGTCTCGCTCGCCATGGCGCATAAGCACCGGCTCATCCGCCTGCCCGCCATCGCCTATGTGGAATTCTTCCGCAATACGCCTTTGCTGGTGCAGCTGTTCTGGCTGCATTTTGCGTTGCCGATGCTCACCGGTTTCAACACCAGCGTGCAGCAGACGGCGGGCATCGCCATCGTTCTCGTCATGACCGCCTATATGGCGGAGGTTTACCGCTCGGGACTGGGCGGCGTGGCCAAGGGCCAGCATGAGGCGGCTTTCGCCCTCGGCCTCACATCGGCGCAGCGCTGGTGGCTCGTCGTCATTCCGCAGGCCTTCCGCATCGCGCTGCCGGCCATCGGCAACACTCTCGTCAGCCTGCTGAAGGCGACCGCGATCCTGTCCATCCTGTCCGTGCCTGAGCTCATGCGCACCACCAGCCGGATCAGCGACTACACCGCCGATCCGATCCTGTTCTATTCGATATCGGCGCTGATCTACATCGCGCTGGGGCTGCTCCTGGCCCAGGTCACCCGCCGCATCGAGTTGCGTCTCGCCAGATGGGGCGCGCCATGA
- a CDS encoding BtpA/SgcQ family protein, whose amino-acid sequence MLDQPPANPNPLRKLFAVNKPIIGMVHVKPLPGSPRARAVDLEAVYDAAVEEALRLVGGGVDGLLLENAGDIPFLKPEDIGYETVGAMSVVGDRIRKATRVPLGFNIVANAARASLACARSCNADFVRVNQWANAYVANEGIIEGAAPRALRYRSAIGGDNILVFADVHVKHGSHAIVGDRPLSEQTRDVEFFGADVLIATGNRTGHAAEVEEIEGIREGATRPILVGSGITPDTAERLLTAADGAIVGSWFKDTNNMWGVVVPDKVSRLMEKVQRFR is encoded by the coding sequence ATGCTCGATCAACCGCCCGCAAACCCCAATCCCCTGCGCAAGCTGTTCGCCGTAAACAAGCCAATCATCGGCATGGTTCACGTCAAGCCGCTGCCCGGATCGCCGCGCGCCAGGGCGGTCGATCTCGAAGCGGTCTATGATGCCGCTGTGGAAGAAGCCTTGCGTCTCGTCGGCGGAGGCGTCGATGGACTGTTGCTCGAGAATGCCGGCGACATTCCTTTCCTCAAGCCCGAGGATATCGGATATGAGACGGTGGGCGCGATGTCGGTCGTGGGCGACCGCATCCGCAAGGCTACGCGCGTCCCCTTGGGCTTCAACATCGTTGCCAATGCCGCGCGCGCCTCGCTCGCCTGCGCCAGAAGCTGCAATGCCGATTTCGTGCGCGTCAATCAGTGGGCCAATGCCTATGTGGCAAATGAAGGCATCATCGAAGGTGCAGCACCCCGGGCCTTGCGCTATCGCAGCGCCATCGGCGGTGACAATATACTCGTTTTCGCCGATGTGCATGTCAAACACGGCAGTCATGCCATCGTCGGCGACCGTCCTCTCTCCGAGCAGACGCGCGATGTCGAATTCTTCGGTGCCGACGTACTGATCGCGACCGGCAACCGTACAGGCCATGCTGCGGAGGTCGAAGAGATCGAAGGCATAAGGGAGGGGGCGACACGGCCGATCCTGGTCGGCAGCGGGATCACCCCCGACACGGCCGAACGCCTTCTCACCGCGGCTGACGGGGCGATCGTCGGCAGCTGGTTCAAGGACACCAACAACATGTGGGGTGTCGTGGTGCCGGACAAGGTTTCACGGCTCATGGAGAAGGTGCAGCGCTTTAGATAG